The genomic window TAATAAGAAGCGTGTGCAACAGAGCCGCGATTATGGATAAGGGTGAAGTTATAGAAGAAGGCAGTGTAGACAGAATTTTTTCAAACCCAAGAACAGAGATGGCAAAAGATTTTGTATCTCATCTGATACCAGAAGAAACAGACGAGATAGAGTTTGTAAAGAGTCCTGGTAAAAAAATAATAAAACTTTCGTATGTAGGACAGACAGTGGAGAAACCTATAATATCACAGATGGTGAGGATGTTTGAGATCGATGCAAATATTGTATCAGGAAGTATTGATAAACTTGTCACACAAAATGTAGGTCATCTGATTTTAGAACTTTCAGGAACTAGACAGGAAGAAGCACTGAATTGGATAAAAAAAGAGGATGTAGATGTAGAGGTGATACACAATGGATAAGATAATAGCTCTGCTGATACCGGCTTTAGGAGAAACTATATATATGGTAGTTTTCTCTACAGTATTTGCTACAATTATGGGATTACCCATAGGGCTGCTTGCAGTAATAACGGATAAAAACCATATAATGGAAATGCCAAAACTAAACAAGCTGTTAGATGGTCTTATAAATATTTTTAGATCGATACCATTTATCATACTGATGATACTTGTTCTTCCACTTTCTAGATTTATAGTGGGAACGACTATAGGCTCCACTGCCAGTATAGTGCCTCTCTCCATAGCCGCTGCACCGTTTGTAGCTAGGATCGTAGAGGGGGCGGTAAAAGAGGTTGACAGGGGTCTGCTAGAAGCTACTATATCCCTTGGAGCTTCAAGAAAAGACATAATATTCAAGGTGCTAATACCGGAATCTCTACCTTCATTAATCCACGGTCTCACAATAACATTCATAACCCTTGTTGGATATTCGGCTATGGCCGGAGCAATAGGCGGGGGCGGCCTCGGAGATCTTGCAATCAGATACGGATACCAAAGATTTAAGTTAGATATAATGATAGTTTCAGTAGCTTCTATAATAATCTTGGTTCAGGGGATACAATTTTTAGGCAATAAAATAGTTTATGATATAAGAAAAAAAAGGGGATAAAAAGGAGAAAAATATGAAAAAAATTATTAGTTTAATTGCAGTTTCAATTTTATTTATCGTGGGGTTGACTTCTTGCGGAGAGAAGAAAACTGAAAATATCTCAGTAGAGATAAAAGTAGGGGCGACACCTGTGCCTCATGCAGAGATTCTCGATATAGCAAAAGAGGAACTGGCTGAAAAAGGTTACACTCTAGAAGTGGTAGAATTTACAGATTATGTGACACCAAACCTTGCACTGTCAGACGGAGAAATCGATGCAAACTTCTTTCAGCACATTCCTTATTTAGATGAATTTGCAAAGGAAAGAAATCTCGCTCTTGTATCTGCAGGGGGAGTACACGTAGAACCTATGGGACTTTACTCAGGAGAGATGAAGGAATTAGCAGAACTTGAAGACGGAGCTTTGATCGCAATACCAAATGATCCCTCAAACGGAGCTAGAGCACTTATTCTTCTCCAGGCAAACGGACTTATCAAACTAGACCCAAGTGCCGGGCTTAAAGCAACAGAGTATGACATAATAGAAAACTCTAGAAACTTTAAGTTTAAGGCCTTAGAAGCTGCACAACTTCCTAGAGTTCTTAAAGATGTGGATGCAGCTGTTATAAACGGAAACTATGCAATAGAAAGCGGATTAAACCCTGTAAAAGATGCACTTCTTATAGAGGGAGCAGAATCTCCTTATGTGAACATAGTTGCAGTAAAAACAGGAGAAGAAAATTCTGAAAAGATAACTGCTCTTATGGCAGCTCTGAAAAGTGAAAAAGTGAAAAAGTTTATCGAAGAAAAGTACCAAGGTGGAGTAGTGCCTATATTTTAATAAAAGGCTGCGTCGCAGCCTTTTTTATTTTTAATGATGAATTCAATAAAGGGAGAGAATTAATGAAAACAAAAGGTGATTTTAAAGGTTTAATACCTTTTATAATATTTGTAACGATCTATCTCGGGAGTGGAATAGTCTTGGGGATGGCAGGAGTGGAAATGAGCTTTTATCAGCTTCCGGCTCCGATAGCGGCATTTGTAGGGATAATTTCGGCTTTTGTTTTATTTAAGGGAAGTATAGAGGAGAAATTTAAAGACTTCATAAAGGGCTGCGGACATGAAGATATAATAGTTATGTGCATAATCTATCTTCTTGCAGGAGCATTCGGTGGAGTGTCCAAAGCCATGGGTGGAGTAGATTCAGTTGTAAACATGGGTCTGACATTTATTCCAGCTCAGTACATACCTGCAGGTCTATTTGTTATAGGGGCGTTTATATCTACTTCTACAGGGACTTCTGTAGGATCGATAGTTGCCATAGCACCAGTTGCTGTAGGTCTTGCAGAGGCTTCTGGGCTTTCTATGGCACTGACTCTGGCTGCAGTAATGGGTGGATCGATGTTCGGAGATAATCTATCGGTTATATCAGATACAACGATAGCAGCCACAAGAACTCAGGGAGTGGAGATGAGAGACAAGTTCAGAGAGAATATAGGTCTTGCTCTTCCTGCAGCAGTGATAACCATAATACTGCTCATTTTCTTAGGCAGACCTGACGGAATGGTGGAGATGGCTGCGAGTTATAACTATGAGACAGTAAAGGTAATTCCGTATGTTGTAGTACTGATTCTAGCAGTTGCAGGACTCAATGTTTTTGCAGTTCTCACAGGAGGAATTCTTCTTTCAGGCTTCATAGGACTTTTAAAAGGGGATTTCACCACTCTTAGCTTTGCTAATGAAGTTTACAATGGGTTTTCAGGGATGCAGGAAATATTTTTATTGTCTCTTTTGACAGGGGGACTAGCCCAAATGGTTGCAAAAGCCGGTGGAATACAATGGCTCCTAGAATCTGTCCAGAAGAGAATAAAAGGGAGAAGGAGTGCCCAGCTTGGAGTGGCAGCTCTGGTGTCACTGACCGATGCTGCTGTTGCTAATAATACGGTGGCTATTATTATAAACGGACCTTTGGCTAAGGAGATGTCTGAAAAATACAATGTTGAAGGAAAAAGAAGTGCGGCACTTCTGGATATATTTTCATGCATTGTGCAGGGACTTATACCTTATGGGGCTCAGATGCTCATACTTCTTAGCTTTGCAAAAGGATCGGTGACACCTTTTGAGGTTATTCCTCTTCTCTGGTATCAGCATCTATTGGCTGTTTTTGCTTTTATCTATATAATGAAAGACAAGGAAGCTCAAACTGAACCAACTGGAAATCCAGCCTAAATAAAAAATCCCCTTCTCCTAAGAGAAGGGGATTTTTTTATTTATAAGTTGAGTTACCTTTATCTTGATCTATTATTTTTAGGGTTCCAACTGTGACAGCAACACATGAGACAAGAGGTGCGATGAATATTCCTATGACAGGTATCAGAAAGACCATGGTAAATATTGCTCCGCTGAAAGTCGAAAAGGCCCAGTTTTTTTTGAGGAAAATAAGACTTTCCTTAGAGGAGTAGTTGTGTCTTTCAAGGGTATAGTCCATAAAAGAAAAACCAATATAGTATGCCTGAAGAAGGAAAATGAAGAAAGGAACCGTAAGACTTAAAAACGGCATCATTCCTAGAAGTAAAAGAACAGCAGTACCTAATATTTCTTTAGAAAAACTTTTACAGGATATGACTATACCACGCCAAATAAACCTCATATTATCTTTGAAAGAGAAGTTGAACTCATGATTAACTTGAGTTCTCTCTGTTCTTTCTGAGATGTAGTTAAGAAAGGGTGAAAGAACTATCAAAAGGAGAGTTTTGTAAATCAGAAAATAGAGTAAAAATGCTATGATTATGATTATAAACTTTATAATCATAAAGGTGATGTTTTCATAACTATTGAGATTAAAATAGCGCTCTAGTTTTGAAAAGAGATTAAATGAGATAAATTTACTGAGTTTATACAAAAAGTTAATGATTATGAGGTTTAGAATACCAGGTAGAAGGTAAAATTTTTTCATTTTACCATTTTTTATAACAGAAAAAGCCTCAAAAAAAGATTCACCTGCCAGATAAATGCCATGCATAGAATACCTCCTTTTGTCTATTAAATAAAATCATATCAAAAAAAAATTAAAAAAGCCATTTTTTTTAAAGCCTTTAGTTGATTAGGCAAAAATGGTATGCTATACTTAAATTGAACACACTTTATGAAGGGTGGAGCCGATGAATAATTACGTTATTTTAAAGGGAAAAGAGGACAGGCTGGTAATTCATTTAGATTCTGAAATTGATTATGAAATACTGAAGAAAAATCTTGAAGAAAAACTCAAAGAGGCAGAGAAATTTTTGAAAAATTCAAAAGTTGCAATAGAGTTTTCCAATAGAGAGCTTTCTGACGAGGAAGAGAATCAGCTTCTTGAAATAATCAGAAGGGAAAGTGATATACGAATAACTTATATTATATCAAATGGGAAATCCTTTATAGGGAGCTTTATTGTTCCGGGAACTGTCATAGATGAAGGTGTGACGAAATTTTATAAGGGGAACCTGAGATCTGGACAGAGCGTACATTATGAAGGTAACTTAGTTGTTTTGGGGGATATAAACCCTGGGGCAATAGTTACTGCAAAAGGGAACATAGTAGTTCTGGGCTATCTGAATGGTACGGCTCATGCAGGTATAGAGGATGAAGATGAGGCATTTATAACTGCTCTCAAAATGAATCCTATCCAGCTGAGAATAGGAAAAAATATAGCCAGAAATCCAGCAGAGGATATGCTTGTAACAAATAGAATAAAAAAAGAAGGAAACTTGGAAGTAGCGTATATAAAAGACGGGAAGATGCATATAGAGAATTTTGATAAAATTACACTGAGGGATATGATGAAAATCTAGTTATTTTTGGGAGTGATAAAAATGGCAAAAGTAATTGTTATAACTTCTGGTAAAGGCGGAGTAGGGAAGACGACCACAACTGCAAATCTGGGTGTTGGACTTGCTCTTCAAGGTAAAAAGACTCTTCTTATCGATGCTGATATCGGACTTAGAAATTTAGACGTGGTTATGGGTCTCGAAAACAGGATAGTTTATGACCTAGTAGATGTAATAGATGGTCACTGCAGAATAAGGCAGGCTCTCATAAAGGACAAGAGGTGTGATAATCTGTTTCTTCTTCCTGCGGCTCAGACAAAGGATAAAAACTCGGTTAATCCTGAGCAGATGAAGACCCTTATAGAGGCTCTAAAGGTAGATTTTGATTTTATAATAATAGATTGCCCAGCAGGAATAGAGCAGGGATTCAAAAATGCGATTGCAGCAGCAGATCAGGCTCTTATTGTTACGACTCCTGAAATATCAGCGGTGAGGGATGCAGATAGGATCATAGGTCTTTTAGATGCACACGAAATAAAAGACTCTAAACTTATAGTAAATCGTATAAAGGTAGATATGGTAAGAGAGGGGAATATGCTTGATATATCTGATATAGTTGATATTCTTGCAGTAGATGTAATGGGAATTATTCCTGACGATGAAAATATTATAATATCCACGAATAAAGGTGAACCTCTTATATTTAAAGGAAGTTCTATGGCTGCTAGGGCGTATAGCAATATATCTCAGAGAGTCATAGGTAATGAGGTAAGCTTTTTAGAACTCCCATCAAGAGGGGGAATTTTTAATAAATTAAGAGGAATTTTTAAGAGGTAGGTGGAGATATGAGTTTTTTTGACCTGTTTAAAAAGAATGGTTCTAAGAATGTGGCCAAGGATAGATTGAAGCTTGTCTTGATACATGACAGAGCTATGCTGTCTCCAAGAGTTATCAATGATATGAAAAATGACCTGATAACTGTAATATCTAAATATGTGGATATAGATATAGATAGTCTGAATATAGAGATATTAGAGGAGGGAAATCAAAGAAGAAAAACAGCTTTGATAGCTAGCATACCAATAAAAAATGCAAAATGTTAGTGTTGTAAAAGTCCCGGTGAGTTCCGGGACTTTTTTTGTAAAATATTTTAAAAATTAATTTTTATTTTCTATTATCTGATTGAGCTGCTGAATTTTTTTATTAATATTCTCAGCCCCTATAATCTCACTCACGAGACAGATCCTATCTGCACCAGACTTCAATATATCCTTGATGTTGTGCTCTTTTATTCCCCCTATAGCCACAAAAGGTATATCCAAATTTTTTACTGCAAAATCTAGATACTCTAATCCTACAGCGTTCCTGTTCTTTGTGGTGGTAGGAAATATCGGTCCCACACCTATATAGTCGATATCTTCTTTTAGGGAAGCTAGTCCCTCTTTCTGCGAGTGGGTAGAGAGACCTATTATCCTGTCAGGACCTATGAGTTTACGAACATCAGAAGGATGCATATCTTCCTGCCCGATATGCACACCGTCTGCATCGACTAACATGGCCACATCTACGTGATCATTTACGATGAAAAGGACCTTCTCTTTTTTACAAAGGGCTCTTATTTTTTTTATATCTGTTATTTTATCCCTTATAGGTTTATCTTTTTCTCTGTATTGTATTATCTTTATTCCCGATTTGATCATATTCTCTACACACTGTAAGTTACTCTTACCATTGGAAAACGTCTCTCCTGTTATTCCATAAAGACCCGTCGGGATGTTTATTCTATTTCTCATAAAAGCCTCCTTTTTCCAATACGATACCTGCCATCATGGCCGCAGCTATAGACACTTTATGGGAGTAAGTATTGTAATTTTCGATTCCTTTTTCAAAATCTCCAACGACAAAAAGATTTGGCATGACTTTTTTTATTTTTATATTGCAAATATCCCAGTGAGCTATTCCCGATGCAGAAACGATTAGTTTGCCTAGAGGATAGATCTCCTCTATAAGCATGGTCTTGTACTTGGACTCGTCAAAGGCCTCTACTACTATGTCGCATTCTTGAAAAAAATCTGTCATATTTTCCCTTGTGAGTTTTAGATTTTCTACCTGAAAATTACCTTTGGGATTGATATCCAACAGATTTTTTTTTAGGGTCTCTACTTTAGAAGTACCTATCTGATGATGGAAGTAAAACTGCCTGTTGAGATTGGACTCCTCTATAAAGTCAAAATCAGCTATCTTAAGACATGATGCTCCAGTTCTCACTAGGTGTACTGCTACATTTGATCCGATTCCTCCGGCTCCTGCTATACCTATCTTCATATTGTGTGCCAGTCTTTGTAGACAGGCTGAAACCCCCTTTTTCTAATGGAATTTTCAGTATCCTCTATACTGCTCTTGTCGCTTATCTCAAACTGACATGTAGATTTGTCTTCTTCTGCATATCCCCCGACACCTGTTTTTGACCCTGCAGAAAACTTTGTAACCCCTAGGGGCATGATATTGTTTCTGAACTCGTGACTCTCCCTTGTAGACACAGTTATCCCAGCCTTTGGCTGAAATAATCTGTAGGCCATCATCACCTGAATAAAGGCAATGTCATCCATTTTATGAAAAGGCTTGAATCCTCCCTCAGCATCATTGATTCTTGGCATAGAGATTCCAAATTCGGTATTCAGATATTTGTCTGTGAGATACCTAAGGTGCAAGCCGGCAAAAAAGGCTTCTTTTTTAACTTCTCCAAGCCCAAAAAGAGGAGCTATATTGATATTTCTAAGACCTGCTTTTCCACCTCTTTCTGGAGTATCTAGACGGAATCTGTAGTTTTTCTTACCCCCTGAGATATGAACCTGGTCGTAGATTTGTTCATCATAGACCTCTTGGTATACAGTGAGGCCATCTAAACCTGACTCTTTTAGAATCTCATAGTCAGAGATCTCAAGAGGTAGAACCTCTATAGACACAGAGGGAAAATATTTTGCCGACCGCTCAACTATATCTTTAAGATAATCTATATCGATAAGGCCCTTTGCCTCGCCTGTGAGGAGGATAATATGAGACATTCCAGTTTTGGATATAGCCATGAGCTCTTTTTCCACCTCTTCTAGTGAGAGGTGTTTTCTTACAATATTATTATCTTTATTGAAGCCACAGTAAATGCAGTGATTTGTACAATAATTTGAGACGTATAGGGGAATATAAAGTGATATGATATTCCCGAAATGCTGTCTCGTGACAGTGAATGATTTTTTAGCTATATCTTCTAGAAAATTCTGGGCTTCTGGAGAGAGGAGGTTCAAAAGGTCTAGCTCTT from uncultured Ilyobacter sp. includes these protein-coding regions:
- a CDS encoding methionine ABC transporter permease — translated: MDKIIALLIPALGETIYMVVFSTVFATIMGLPIGLLAVITDKNHIMEMPKLNKLLDGLINIFRSIPFIILMILVLPLSRFIVGTTIGSTASIVPLSIAAAPFVARIVEGAVKEVDRGLLEATISLGASRKDIIFKVLIPESLPSLIHGLTITFITLVGYSAMAGAIGGGGLGDLAIRYGYQRFKLDIMIVSVASIIILVQGIQFLGNKIVYDIRKKRG
- a CDS encoding MetQ/NlpA family ABC transporter substrate-binding protein — its product is MKKIISLIAVSILFIVGLTSCGEKKTENISVEIKVGATPVPHAEILDIAKEELAEKGYTLEVVEFTDYVTPNLALSDGEIDANFFQHIPYLDEFAKERNLALVSAGGVHVEPMGLYSGEMKELAELEDGALIAIPNDPSNGARALILLQANGLIKLDPSAGLKATEYDIIENSRNFKFKALEAAQLPRVLKDVDAAVINGNYAIESGLNPVKDALLIEGAESPYVNIVAVKTGEENSEKITALMAALKSEKVKKFIEEKYQGGVVPIF
- a CDS encoding Na+/H+ antiporter NhaC family protein, giving the protein MKTKGDFKGLIPFIIFVTIYLGSGIVLGMAGVEMSFYQLPAPIAAFVGIISAFVLFKGSIEEKFKDFIKGCGHEDIIVMCIIYLLAGAFGGVSKAMGGVDSVVNMGLTFIPAQYIPAGLFVIGAFISTSTGTSVGSIVAIAPVAVGLAEASGLSMALTLAAVMGGSMFGDNLSVISDTTIAATRTQGVEMRDKFRENIGLALPAAVITIILLIFLGRPDGMVEMAASYNYETVKVIPYVVVLILAVAGLNVFAVLTGGILLSGFIGLLKGDFTTLSFANEVYNGFSGMQEIFLLSLLTGGLAQMVAKAGGIQWLLESVQKRIKGRRSAQLGVAALVSLTDAAVANNTVAIIINGPLAKEMSEKYNVEGKRSAALLDIFSCIVQGLIPYGAQMLILLSFAKGSVTPFEVIPLLWYQHLLAVFAFIYIMKDKEAQTEPTGNPA
- a CDS encoding EI24 domain-containing protein, with translation MHGIYLAGESFFEAFSVIKNGKMKKFYLLPGILNLIIINFLYKLSKFISFNLFSKLERYFNLNSYENITFMIIKFIIIIIAFLLYFLIYKTLLLIVLSPFLNYISERTERTQVNHEFNFSFKDNMRFIWRGIVISCKSFSKEILGTAVLLLLGMMPFLSLTVPFFIFLLQAYYIGFSFMDYTLERHNYSSKESLIFLKKNWAFSTFSGAIFTMVFLIPVIGIFIAPLVSCVAVTVGTLKIIDQDKGNSTYK
- a CDS encoding septum site-determining protein MinC — translated: MNNYVILKGKEDRLVIHLDSEIDYEILKKNLEEKLKEAEKFLKNSKVAIEFSNRELSDEEENQLLEIIRRESDIRITYIISNGKSFIGSFIVPGTVIDEGVTKFYKGNLRSGQSVHYEGNLVVLGDINPGAIVTAKGNIVVLGYLNGTAHAGIEDEDEAFITALKMNPIQLRIGKNIARNPAEDMLVTNRIKKEGNLEVAYIKDGKMHIENFDKITLRDMMKI
- the minD gene encoding septum site-determining protein MinD — its product is MAKVIVITSGKGGVGKTTTTANLGVGLALQGKKTLLIDADIGLRNLDVVMGLENRIVYDLVDVIDGHCRIRQALIKDKRCDNLFLLPAAQTKDKNSVNPEQMKTLIEALKVDFDFIIIDCPAGIEQGFKNAIAAADQALIVTTPEISAVRDADRIIGLLDAHEIKDSKLIVNRIKVDMVREGNMLDISDIVDILAVDVMGIIPDDENIIISTNKGEPLIFKGSSMAARAYSNISQRVIGNEVSFLELPSRGGIFNKLRGIFKR
- the minE gene encoding cell division topological specificity factor MinE encodes the protein MSFFDLFKKNGSKNVAKDRLKLVLIHDRAMLSPRVINDMKNDLITVISKYVDIDIDSLNIEILEEGNQRRKTALIASIPIKNAKC
- the thiE gene encoding thiamine phosphate synthase translates to MRNRINIPTGLYGITGETFSNGKSNLQCVENMIKSGIKIIQYREKDKPIRDKITDIKKIRALCKKEKVLFIVNDHVDVAMLVDADGVHIGQEDMHPSDVRKLIGPDRIIGLSTHSQKEGLASLKEDIDYIGVGPIFPTTTKNRNAVGLEYLDFAVKNLDIPFVAIGGIKEHNIKDILKSGADRICLVSEIIGAENINKKIQQLNQIIENKN
- the thiF gene encoding sulfur carrier protein ThiS adenylyltransferase ThiF — its product is MKIGIAGAGGIGSNVAVHLVRTGASCLKIADFDFIEESNLNRQFYFHHQIGTSKVETLKKNLLDINPKGNFQVENLKLTRENMTDFFQECDIVVEAFDESKYKTMLIEEIYPLGKLIVSASGIAHWDICNIKIKKVMPNLFVVGDFEKGIENYNTYSHKVSIAAAMMAGIVLEKGGFYEK
- the thiH gene encoding 2-iminoacetate synthase ThiH, whose translation is MSFYSVMKEWENFDFELYFSKVTPEDIKKTLQKEKMEELDLLNLLSPEAQNFLEDIAKKSFTVTRQHFGNIISLYIPLYVSNYCTNHCIYCGFNKDNNIVRKHLSLEEVEKELMAISKTGMSHIILLTGEAKGLIDIDYLKDIVERSAKYFPSVSIEVLPLEISDYEILKESGLDGLTVYQEVYDEQIYDQVHISGGKKNYRFRLDTPERGGKAGLRNINIAPLFGLGEVKKEAFFAGLHLRYLTDKYLNTEFGISMPRINDAEGGFKPFHKMDDIAFIQVMMAYRLFQPKAGITVSTRESHEFRNNIMPLGVTKFSAGSKTGVGGYAEEDKSTCQFEISDKSSIEDTENSIRKRGFQPVYKDWHTI